From Aedes albopictus strain Foshan chromosome 1, AalbF5, whole genome shotgun sequence, one genomic window encodes:
- the LOC134288672 gene encoding uncharacterized protein LOC134288672: MKSEQKSGPVSSSSRNPWNSWYSGDLRVIHLQFSTSRWNIPENFALADPDFNTCRKVDMIIGAAHFYSFLRDGRFRLIDKGPLLVETVFGWIVSGKFENPAECSNRLAVTCHVATVTSVSEQLERFWRIEQLNGSDYSVDEQKCEHYYRETVSRDPSGRYVVRIPKHPEHDRMLGSSKLSAVRRLKWLELKLAKGENMRIQYLDFLREYVTLGHMTPVPDDEKCSSNVFLSPAPPRTEGVEQHHEVVQDELLSLILRFQKFPVALVSDIEKMYRQVSMNPADRPLQRILWRLDASEPIQTYELGTVTYGLAPCSFLATRTLLQLVEDEGTPFQKASTAIKKNDYVDDLISGHNSIEEAIELREELDCLLQKGGCRFRKWCSNSLPVLASLPPELRWTQSSLKFDPEESIKTLGIRWEPEADLFRFDDSVTTQNKPPTKRTILSTIAQLYDPLGLISPVVVQTKILMQNLWLLAFPSSPISASKGLLSPLDSNLRNSIASQLRPRSHMVPAYTFALLPLMDKSK, encoded by the exons ATGAAGTCCGAGCAGAAATCAGGGCCCGTGTCGTCATCTTCTCGGAATCCTTGGAATTCCTGGTACTCCGGAGATTTACGAGTGATACACCTTCAGTTCTCCACCTCCCGGTGGAACATCCCCGAAAACTTCGCCCTCGCCGATCCCGACTTCAACACTTGCAGAAAGGTGGATATGATCATCGGCGCTGCGCATTTCTATTCGTTCCTCCGAGATGGACGTTTCCGCCTGATCGACAAAGGTCCCTTACTGGTTGAAACGGTATTTGGCTGGATAGTTTCTGGCAAATTTGAAAACCCAGCAGAATGCAGCAATCGACTCGCCGTAACTTGTCATGTGGCGACAGTTACCTCCGTGAGCGAGCAACTCGAACGTTTTTGGCGCATCGAGCAGCTAAATGGATCGGACTATTCCGTTGATGAGCAGAAGTGCGAGCATTACTATCGCGAAACAGTTTCTCGTGACCCGAGCGGTCGATACGTCGTCCGAATACCGAAGCACCCCGAGCACGACCGAATGCTAGGATCTTCGAAGTTGTCTGCTGTTCGTAGGCTGAAGTGGTTAGAGCTGAAACTGGCGAAGGGCGAAAATATGAGGATTCAATACCTTGATTTCCTCCGCGAATACGTCACTCTCGGCCACATGACTCCAGTTCCCGATGATGAAAAGTGTAGTTCGAACGTTTTTTTATCTCCCGCACCACCTCGTACTGAAGGAGTCGAGCAGCACCACGAAG TCGTACAGGACGAACTTCTTAGCCTCAtcctccgatttcaaaagtttccGGTTGCATTGGTGTCGGACATCGAAAAAATGTACCGCCAAGTCTCGATGAATCCCGCAGATCGCCCTCTCCAGAGAATTCTATGGCGGCTCGACGCTTCTGAGCCAATTCAGACGTATGAGTTGGGTACCGTCACTTACGGCCTCGCCCCGTGCTCCTTCCTCGCCACCCGTACGCTTTTGCAGCTGGTTGAAGATGAAGGCACCCCGTTCCAGAAAGCTAGCACGGCCATCAAGAAGAACGATTACGTGGACGACCTCATCTCTGGACACAACAGCATCGAAGAAGCCATCGAACTCCGTGAAGAACTGGACTGTCTTCTGCAGAAAGGTGGTTGCCGTTTCCGAAAGTGGTGCTCCAATTCCCTTCCAGTTCTGGCTAGCCTACCTCCCGAGTTACGCTGGACGCAATCGTCTTTGAAGTTCGATCCCGAAGAAAGCATCAAAACACTCGGAATACGATGGGAACCGGAAGCAGATCTTTTCCGCTTCGACGATTCCGTTACGACCCAGAACAAACCACCGACCAAGCGCACCATACTCTCCACGATCGCTCAGCTTTACGACCCTCTTGGCCTGATCTCTCCCGTCGTCGTTCAGACAAAAATTCTAATGCAGAACCTCTGGCTGTTGGC CTTCCCATCCTCTCCAATTTCCGCATCGAAAGGTTTGCTTTCGCCCCTGGATTCCAATCTGCGGAACTCCATTGCTTCGCAGTTGCGTCCGAGGTCGCATATGGTGCCTGCATATACGTTCGCTCTGTTGCCGCTGATGGACAAGTCCAAGTGA